One segment of Pontibacter akesuensis DNA contains the following:
- a CDS encoding TonB-dependent receptor plug domain-containing protein, translating into MMNKEKSNPLQKLRFLLLTPAIAVLALISTTASAEVALEEECLSQSMATAPQDTIAKKGSVSISGMPQDGVVYLVDGERMDAAKIKSINPESILKIDVLKGEKAQMLVTEDNLEGVIAISTKAGQHTAEAKEMQRKIEHINAANVPGATSKTETTAQLPANALYILDGKEISREKVQAVNPNSIATIEVLKDETAVRQYGEKGRNGVIKITTKK; encoded by the coding sequence ATGATGAACAAAGAGAAATCAAACCCGCTGCAGAAACTTAGATTTCTGCTGTTAACGCCTGCCATTGCCGTTCTGGCACTCATTTCTACCACTGCCAGTGCCGAGGTAGCGCTTGAAGAAGAGTGCCTTAGCCAAAGTATGGCTACCGCTCCCCAGGATACCATCGCTAAAAAAGGAAGCGTGAGCATATCAGGAATGCCCCAGGACGGGGTGGTATACCTGGTGGACGGCGAACGTATGGACGCTGCTAAAATCAAATCCATCAACCCTGAAAGTATTCTTAAGATTGATGTGCTGAAAGGGGAGAAGGCGCAGATGCTGGTTACAGAAGATAATCTGGAAGGTGTAATAGCTATTTCTACCAAGGCTGGGCAGCATACGGCGGAGGCAAAGGAAATGCAGCGAAAAATTGAACATATTAATGCCGCAAATGTACCGGGTGCCACTTCCAAAACTGAAACTACAGCGCAATTACCTGCAAACGCCTTGTACATCCTCGATGGGAAGGAAATAAGCCGCGAAAAGGTGCAGGCGGTTAATCCAAACTCGATTGCAACTATAGAGGTGTTGAAGGATGAAACAGCTGTGCGGCAATATGGAGAGAAGGGAAGGAACGGTGTGATAAAAATCACCACAAAGAAGTAA